One Candidatus Devosia phytovorans genomic window carries:
- a CDS encoding protein-disulfide reductase DsbD family protein yields the protein MRLPVLLCCFATMLSPAFAGETPWQEIAPGVQLRLISTGQVKADGTTLLGLEIDMPETTKTYWRVPGDTGLPLELDFTGSTGVSDHKVLWPYPLRQDTEDYLDYVYLGPTILPVEVRVDSDRAVAEISAMLGVCSDICLPAQASFSLSLADAAPDRPNGLRLRQAVAMAPIAWPDEPQPLGEVQLRAAEAMLAVQVSDETLDPASLIAATTSGEPLFGTPQKSPEPNLVLIPILGKGDKSDLENQAVQLTFMTDMGAFEVTRTVQSGVYR from the coding sequence ATGCGTCTTCCGGTCCTCCTCTGCTGCTTTGCGACCATGCTGTCCCCTGCTTTTGCGGGCGAAACGCCATGGCAGGAAATTGCGCCCGGCGTGCAGCTGCGACTGATCAGCACCGGCCAAGTCAAGGCCGACGGCACGACCCTGCTCGGCCTCGAAATCGACATGCCCGAGACCACCAAGACCTATTGGCGCGTGCCGGGCGACACCGGCCTGCCGCTGGAACTCGATTTCACCGGCTCGACCGGCGTGTCGGATCACAAGGTGCTCTGGCCCTATCCGCTGCGCCAGGACACCGAGGATTATCTCGACTACGTCTATCTAGGCCCCACCATCCTGCCCGTGGAAGTAAGGGTCGATTCCGACCGGGCTGTCGCCGAGATCAGCGCCATGCTGGGCGTGTGTTCCGATATCTGCCTGCCGGCCCAGGCGAGCTTTTCGCTTTCGCTTGCAGATGCCGCGCCCGATCGCCCCAATGGCCTGCGCCTGCGCCAGGCCGTGGCCATGGCACCCATTGCATGGCCGGACGAGCCTCAGCCGCTCGGCGAGGTCCAGTTGCGTGCCGCCGAAGCCATGCTTGCGGTACAGGTCAGCGACGAGACCCTCGATCCCGCCTCCCTGATTGCGGCCACGACCTCGGGCGAACCGCTGTTCGGCACGCCGCAAAAAAGCCCGGAACCAAACCTAGTGCTCATCCCAATCCTGGGAAAAGGCGATAAATCCGACTTGGAAAACCAGGCTGTCCAGCTCACTTTCATGACGGATATGGGCGCGTTCGAGGTCACCCGGACCGTGCAGTCCGGCGTCTACAGGTGA
- a CDS encoding peroxiredoxin has translation MIDRGSAIPSVAIKLVTTEGTTDTTSDAALCTGTVVFFAVPGAFTPTCHVNHLPGFLANMTKLRAAGVDRVVCAAVNDHHVMRAWAESSNALGKIDFIADGNAALAEALGLAKDFSASGMGRRYARSAMIIRDGIVEAVFVEDAPGVNVSGAPAILMALEAAKS, from the coding sequence ATGATCGACCGCGGCAGTGCCATTCCCTCCGTAGCCATCAAACTCGTCACCACTGAAGGCACGACCGATACCACCAGCGACGCTGCCCTGTGCACCGGCACCGTGGTCTTCTTCGCCGTGCCGGGCGCCTTTACGCCTACCTGCCACGTCAATCACCTTCCCGGTTTTCTTGCCAATATGACAAAGCTGCGCGCCGCCGGTGTCGACCGCGTCGTCTGTGCTGCGGTCAATGACCACCATGTCATGCGCGCCTGGGCCGAGAGCTCCAATGCTTTGGGGAAGATCGACTTCATCGCCGATGGCAATGCTGCGCTGGCCGAGGCCCTGGGCCTTGCCAAGGACTTTTCCGCCTCCGGCATGGGTAGGCGCTATGCCCGCTCGGCAATGATCATCCGGGACGGCATTGTCGAGGCCGTCTTTGTCGAAGATGCGCCCGGCGTGAACGTCAGTGGTGCTCCCGCTATTCTCATGGCGCTCGAAGCCGCCAAAAGCTAG